A region from the Coffea eugenioides isolate CCC68of chromosome 9, Ceug_1.0, whole genome shotgun sequence genome encodes:
- the LOC113783302 gene encoding cytochrome P450 71D7-like, which translates to MEPITSTSSFIRFIHLVLLLRKLSKTRSAYPKLPPGPKTLPIIGNIHQLSGSQPHRALTDLAKKHGQVMHLQRGEVSTVVISSAQMAKEALKTHDVALANRPRILAAQTITYNFQDVSFSPYGGYWRQMRKICVQELLSPQNVRATQAIREDEDMFAAGTDTSAATVLWVMAELIRNPSVMERAQAEAVIKETLRLHPPVPLLLPRECREPCETGGYDVSVGTRVLIDGWAINRDPEFWEDPESFKPERFLDNGIEFVGSNFEYLPFGGGRRICPGIAFGVASVDLALAQLVSHFDWKLPGGAKPESLDMT; encoded by the exons ATGGAGCCAATTACTTCGACATCATCTTTCATCCGTTTCATCCATCTAGTCCTTTTACTTCGCAAACtctccaaaacaagatcggCTTATCCAAAATTGCCCCCAGGACCAAAGACTTTACCCATCATCGGAAACATACACCAGTTGTCAGGTTCACAACCGCATCGAGCTCTCACAGACCTAGCCAAGAAACATGGACAGGTCATGCACTTGCAGCGTGGTGAGGTATCTACAGTTGTCATCTCGAGTGCCCAAATGGCCAAAGAGGCCCTGAAAACTCACGATGTTGCTCTAGCAAACCGTCCCAGAATTCTAGCGGCACAAACCATCACCTATAATTTCCAGGACGTTTCATTCTCTCCCTACGGGGGTTACTGGAGACAAATGCGTAAAATATGTGTCCAAGAGCTCCTCAGCCCTCAAAATGTTCGAGCAACGCAGGCCATTCGGGAGGATGAG GACATGTTCGCAGCAGGAACCGATACGTCGGCAGCAACAGTTCTGTGGGTAATGGCAGAGTTGATAAGAAATCCTAGCGTGATGGAAAGGGCACAAGCTGAA GCGGTGATAAAAGAAACACTGAGGCTGCACCCACCAGTGCCCTTGCTACTTCCCAGAGAATGCAGGGAGCCGTGTGAAACTGGGGGCTATGACGTATCAGTCGGAACGAGAGTCTTGATCGATGGTTGGGCGATCAACAGGGATCCTGAGTTTTGGGAGGATCCTGAAAGTTTTAAGCCGGAGAGATTTCTGGATAATGGAATCGAGTTCGTGGGATCCAACTTCGAGTATCTACCatttggaggaggaagaaggaTATGCCCTGGAATTGCATTTGGGGTGGCCAGCGTGGATCTTGCTCTGGCTCAACTGGTCTCCCACTTCGACTGGAAACTCCCCGGGGGAGCAAAACCAGAATCCCTCGACATGACTTGA
- the LOC113783552 gene encoding uncharacterized protein LOC113783552 encodes MGSLKQQPSSRYNTPSSSFLSSSSSPRSSAKSDPSSSTDTLFLASNHTPPSSSRALVKTKNARSTHHHHHNFTSMVKKFMETKSAHSSSSSRKLSRKASATNEPLKLTIAAEFLAEDLKKTPASAKKATPLSALQNKLFKGGKRNNEESKILNERKALTEVKGNTRTLAMVLRSERELLSLNKDQENQISELKLMLEDKNREVEKLKDLCLKQREEIKSLKSAILFPDVMNSQLQELLAKQGSELKEAKQLIPGLQRQVTSLTGQLQCLAEGLAEVKADKCSVRGCFDNHSSPRTPTYEHEEATNSLEFSSGDHTAPGSPDDMFLKDLNPCLTPYYKTKFMEFEKLDFPDDEGLFRKNLKIGHESGFNSCTQKLSKSSDCCQCSKTSSTSAPAARRSDGKQMHHKLF; translated from the exons ATGGGTTCATTGAAGCAGCAGCCATCCTCCCGCTACAACACTCCCTcctcttccttcctttcctcCTCCTCCAGCCCCAGATCCTCCGCTAAATCCGACCCCTCTTCCTCCACTGACACCCTGTTCCTCGCTAGTAATCATACTCCACCTTCCTCCTCACGGGCCCTCGTCAAGACCAAGAATGCCCGCTccacccaccaccaccaccacaacTTCACCTCTATGGTCAAGAAATTTATGGAAACAAAATCCGCCcactcttcttcttcctccagAAAATTATCCCGCAAGGCTTCTGCTACCAACGAACCTCTCAAGCTGACAATTGCTGCGGAATTCCTAGCTGAGGATCTCAAAAAAACCCCCGCATCCGCCAAAAAGGCAACCCCTCTCTCTGCTCTCCAGAACAAGTTGTTCAAAGGGGGGAAGAGGAATAACGAGGAGAGCAAGATCTTGAACGAGAGGAAGGCCTTGACTGAGGTCAAAGGGAATACCAGAACTCTTGCCATGGTTTTGAGGAGTGAAAGGGAGCTCTTGAGTTTGAACAAAGACCAGGAAAATCAGATTTCTGAGCTTAAGCTCATGCTCGAGGACAAAAACAGAGAG GTTGAAAAGCTGAAGGATTTGTGCTTGAAGCAAAGGGAAGAGATAAAGTCCCTGAAAAGTGCGATTCTGTTTCCAGATGTGATGAACTCACAACTGCAGGAGCTCCTGGCTAAACAAGGTTCAGAACTAAAGGAGGCGAAACAACTTATCCCTGGTTTGCAGAGGCAGGTCACTTCTCTTACAGGGCAACTACAGTGCCTTGCTGAGGGTCTTGCAGAG GTCAAGGCAGACAAGTGCTCAGTGAGGGGCTGCTTTGATAATCATAGCTCTCCAAGGACTCCAACATATGAGCACGAAGAGGCAACTAATTCCCTG GAGTTCAGTTCTGGTGATCATACAGCACCCGGCAGTCCAGATGACATGTTTCTCAAAGATCTGAATCCCTGCCTAACTCCCTACTACAAAACAAAGTTCATG GAGTTTGAGAAGCTTGACTTCCCAGATGATGAAGGTTTGTTTAGAAAGAATTTGAAAATTGGCCATGAGTCTGGCTTCAATTCTTGCACACAAAAATTATCAAAGAGTTCAGACTGTTGCCAATGTTCAAAGACATCAAGCACTTCTGCCCCAGCAGCACGCAGATCTGATGGCAAGCAGATGCATCATAAACTTTTCTGA